The following proteins come from a genomic window of Malus domestica chromosome 02, GDT2T_hap1:
- the LOC114823460 gene encoding uncharacterized mitochondrial protein AtMg00810, which translates to MADEFNALQRTGTWTLVPYKSSMNVLLNKWVYRIKTNSDGSIERFKARLVANGFHQQEGIDFCETFSPMVTHATIRLILSIALHFQWPIRQLDVQNAFLHGTLNEEVYMRQPAGFVDPQFPSHVCRLRRSLYGLKQAPRAWFQCFSQKLEHLGFTASQADSSLFTYFDGSTIIYLLIYVDDILVTGNNNAHLSQFITQLGTHFAMKDLGPLHYFLGMEVSQTPSAFYLTQSKYILELLQKTNMAYAKPISTPVPSGKRLSLYDGEPLSDGSSFRSVVGALQYLLFTRPDIAYAVNQVCQFMHSPTTAHWAAVKRILRYLKGTHDHGLLYKPSHLTLTTFADADYAGDPDTRRSTGGHCIFLGNNLISWSSKKQRGVSRSSTETEYRQLAYTSAHLSWFRNLFRDLYLPLQPPRL; encoded by the coding sequence ATGGCGGATGAATTCAACGCCTTACAGCGTACTGGCACTTGGACTTTGGTACCCTACAAGTCTTCTATGAACGTGTTACTAAATAAATGGGTGTATCGCATCAAAACAAACTCTGATGGTTCCATCGAGCGTTTTAAAGCTCGCCTAGTTGCCAATGGCTTTCATCAGCAAGAGGGCATTGATTTCTGCGAAACCTTCAGTCCGATGGTCACACATGCCACCATTCGGCTCATTCTCTCTATTGCTCTTCACTTTCAGTGGCCTATCCGCCAACTTGATGTTCAAAATGCCTTCCTTCATGGCACGTTGAATGAGGAAGTTTATATGCGTCAACCTGCAGGGTTCGTTGATCCACAGTTTCCCTCTCATGTGTGTCGACTTCGACGGTCTctctatggtttgaaacaagcacccCGTGCTtggtttcaatgtttttcacaGAAACTAGAACACTTGGGCTTCACTGCTTCCCAAGCTGACTCGTCTCTCTTCACCTATTTTGATGGCTCAACAATCATTTATCTTCTcatctatgtggatgacattttaGTCACAGGGAACAACAATGCTCACTTGTCTCAGTTTATCACGCAGCTTGGTACTCATTTTgcaatgaaagatcttgggccCTTACACTACTTCTTGGGGATGGAGGTTTCCCAGACGCCTTCTGCTTTCTATCTCACTCAATCCAAGTATATTTTGGAGCTTCTACAGAAAACTAATATGGCTTACGCCAAGCCCATCTCAACGCCAGTTCCCAGTGGTAAACGCTTGAGTTTATATGATGGTGAGCCTCTCTCAGATGGATCTTCTTTTCGCAGTGTTGTGGGCGCCCTTCAATACCTTCTATTTACACGTCCTGATATTGCTTATGCTGTCAACCAAGTgtgtcagttcatgcactctccaACTACTGCGCATTGGGCTGCAGTCAAACGCATCTTACGGTATTTGAAAGGCACACATGATCACGGCTTACTTTACAAACCCAGTCATCTCACTCTCACTACCTTCGCTGACGCTGATTACGCTGGCGACCCTGATACCCGTCGTTCCACTGGCGGTCACTGCATATTTCTTGGCAATAATTTAATTTCCTGGAGTTCGAAAAAGCAACGTGGAGTGTCACGGTCTAGCACAGAGACGGAGTATCGTCAACTTGCCTATACTTCTGCTCATCTCTCATGGTTTCGCAATCTTTTTCGTGATTTATATCTTCCATTACAGCCACCTCGTCTCTAG
- the LOC114821469 gene encoding glycine-rich protein A3-like isoform X2 yields the protein MGGGKQEKHETSEKGLFSYGYGGSHPPQGYPPTSYPPPGYSGHGSGMGMGGMLAGGAAAAAAAYGANHLVHGTGAPHGYGAYHGSQGYGYGGGHGYGGHGKFKHGKFKHGKYGKPFGGKFKKWK from the exons ATGGGAGGTGGAAAGCAGGAGAAACATGAGACAAGTGAGAAAGGACTATTTTCATATGGTTATGGTGGATCACACCCTCCACAA GGATATCCACCAACCTCCTACCCTCCACCCGGTTATTCAG GGCATGGATCTGGCATGGGAATGGGAGGGATGTTAGCTGGGGGTGCTGCCGCAGCTGCTGCTGCGTATGGTGCTAACCATCTTGTGCATGGAACTGGGGCACCCCATGGCTATGGCGCTTACCATGGTTCCCAGGGCTACGGCTACGGGGGAGGCCACGGCTACGGCGGTCATGGCAAATTTAAGCACGGGAAATTTAAGCATGGCAAGTATGGCAAGCCCTTTGGGGGCAAGTTCAAGAAATGGAAGTAA
- the LOC114821469 gene encoding glycine-rich protein A3-like isoform X1, whose product MGGGKQEKHETSEKGLFSYGYGGSHPPQGYGYPPQAYGGGGSYPSSGGYPPAAYPSYGGYPPTSYPPPGYSGHGSGMGMGGMLAGGAAAAAAAYGANHLVHGTGAPHGYGAYHGSQGYGYGGGHGYGGHGKFKHGKFKHGKYGKPFGGKFKKWK is encoded by the exons ATGGGAGGTGGAAAGCAGGAGAAACATGAGACAAGTGAGAAAGGACTATTTTCATATGGTTATGGTGGATCACACCCTCCACAAGGATATGGATATCCCCCGCAAGCATATGGTGGTGGTGGATCATACCCTTCTTCAGGGGGGTACCCTCCAGCTGCGTATCCTTCTTATGGGGGATATCCACCAACCTCCTACCCTCCACCCGGTTATTCAG GGCATGGATCTGGCATGGGAATGGGAGGGATGTTAGCTGGGGGTGCTGCCGCAGCTGCTGCTGCGTATGGTGCTAACCATCTTGTGCATGGAACTGGGGCACCCCATGGCTATGGCGCTTACCATGGTTCCCAGGGCTACGGCTACGGGGGAGGCCACGGCTACGGCGGTCATGGCAAATTTAAGCACGGGAAATTTAAGCATGGCAAGTATGGCAAGCCCTTTGGGGGCAAGTTCAAGAAATGGAAGTAA